Proteins from a single region of Microtus ochrogaster isolate Prairie Vole_2 linkage group LG5, MicOch1.0, whole genome shotgun sequence:
- the Cntfr gene encoding ciliary neurotrophic factor receptor subunit alpha isoform X1 encodes MAASVPWACCAVLAAAAAAVYTQKHSPQEAPHVQYERLGSDVMLPCGTASWDATVTWRVNGTDLAPDLLNGSQLVLRSLELGHSGLYACFHRDSWHLRHQVLLHVGLPPREPVLSCRSNTYPKGFYCSWHLPTPTYIPNTFNVTVLHGSKIMVCEKDPALKNRCHIRYMHLFSTIKYKVSISVSNALGHNATAITFDEFTIVKPDPPENVVARPVPSNPRRLEVTWQTPSTWPDPESFPLKFFLRYRPLILDQWQHVELSDGTAHTITDAYAGKEYIIQVAAKDNEIGTWSDWSVAAHATPWTEEPRHLTTEAQAPETTTSTTSSLAPPPTTKICDPGELGSGGGPSIPFLTGVPVTLALAAAAVTANNLLI; translated from the exons AAGCACCCCACGTGCAGTATGAGCGCCTGGGCTCAGATGTGATGCTGCCGTGTGGGACTGCAAGCTGGGATGCAACTGTCACATGGAGGGTGAATGGGACAGATCTGGCCCCTGACCTGCTCAATGGCTCCCAGCTGGTATTACGGAGCCTAGAACTGGGCCACAGTGGCCTGTACGCCTGTTTCCACCGTGACTCCTGGCACCTGCGCCACCAAGTCCTTCTACACGTGGGCT TACCGCCGCGAGAGCCTGTCCTCAGCTGCCGCTCCAACACTTACCCCAAGGGCTTCTACTGCAGCTGGCATCTGCCCACCCCCACCTACATCCCCAATACCTTCAATGTGACTGTGCT GCACGGCTCCAAAATTATGGTCTGTGAGAAGGACCCAGCCCTCAAGAACCGCTGCCACATTCGCTACATGCACCTGTTCTCGACCATCAAGTACAAGGTCTCCATAAGTGTCAGCAATGCCCTGGGCCACAACGCCACGGCCATCACCTTTGACGAGTTCACCATCG TGAAGCCCGATCCTCCAGAAAACGTGGTGGCCCGGCCAGTGCCCAGCAACCCTCGTCGGCTGGAGGTGACATGGCAGACACCCTCAACCTGGCCTGACCCCGAGTCCTTTCCTCTCAAGTTCTTCCTACGCTACCGGCCTCTCATCCTGGACCAGTGGCAGCAT GTGGAGCTGTCAGATGGCACAGCGCACACCATCACGGACGCCTATGCTGGGAAGGAGTACATCATCCAGGTGGCAGCTAAGGACAACGAGATTGGGACGTGGAGTGACTGGAGCGTGGCTGCTCACGCCACACCCTGGACAGAGGAGCCACGACATCTCACCACTGAAGCCCAGGCCCCCG AGACCACGACCAGCACCACCAGCTCCTTGGCACCCCCACCCACCACGAAGATCTGTGACCCTGGAGAGCTAGGCAGCGGCGGAGGACCCTCCATACCCTTCTTGACCGGTGTCCCTGTCACTCTGGCCCTGGCTGCCGCTGCTGTCACAGCCAACAATCTCCTGATCTG A
- the Cntfr gene encoding ciliary neurotrophic factor receptor subunit alpha isoform X2 gives MAASVPWACCAVLAAAAAAVYTQKHSPQEAPHVQYERLGSDVMLPCGTASWDATVTWRVNGTDLAPDLLNGSQLVLRSLELGHSGLYACFHRDSWHLRHQVLLHVGLPPREPVLSCRSNTYPKGFYCSWHLPTPTYIPNTFNVTVLHGSKIMVCEKDPALKNRCHIRYMHLFSTIKYKVSISVSNALGHNATAITFDEFTIVKPDPPENVVARPVPSNPRRLEVTWQTPSTWPDPESFPLKFFLRYRPLILDQWQHVELSDGTAHTITDAYAGKEYIIQVAAKDNEIGTWSDWSVAAHATPWTEEPRHLTTEAQAPDHDQHHQLLGTPTHHEDL, from the exons AAGCACCCCACGTGCAGTATGAGCGCCTGGGCTCAGATGTGATGCTGCCGTGTGGGACTGCAAGCTGGGATGCAACTGTCACATGGAGGGTGAATGGGACAGATCTGGCCCCTGACCTGCTCAATGGCTCCCAGCTGGTATTACGGAGCCTAGAACTGGGCCACAGTGGCCTGTACGCCTGTTTCCACCGTGACTCCTGGCACCTGCGCCACCAAGTCCTTCTACACGTGGGCT TACCGCCGCGAGAGCCTGTCCTCAGCTGCCGCTCCAACACTTACCCCAAGGGCTTCTACTGCAGCTGGCATCTGCCCACCCCCACCTACATCCCCAATACCTTCAATGTGACTGTGCT GCACGGCTCCAAAATTATGGTCTGTGAGAAGGACCCAGCCCTCAAGAACCGCTGCCACATTCGCTACATGCACCTGTTCTCGACCATCAAGTACAAGGTCTCCATAAGTGTCAGCAATGCCCTGGGCCACAACGCCACGGCCATCACCTTTGACGAGTTCACCATCG TGAAGCCCGATCCTCCAGAAAACGTGGTGGCCCGGCCAGTGCCCAGCAACCCTCGTCGGCTGGAGGTGACATGGCAGACACCCTCAACCTGGCCTGACCCCGAGTCCTTTCCTCTCAAGTTCTTCCTACGCTACCGGCCTCTCATCCTGGACCAGTGGCAGCAT GTGGAGCTGTCAGATGGCACAGCGCACACCATCACGGACGCCTATGCTGGGAAGGAGTACATCATCCAGGTGGCAGCTAAGGACAACGAGATTGGGACGTGGAGTGACTGGAGCGTGGCTGCTCACGCCACACCCTGGACAGAGGAGCCACGACATCTCACCACTGAAGCCCAGGCCCCCG ACCACGACCAGCACCACCAGCTCCTTGGCACCCCCACCCACCACGAAGATCTGTGA